A genomic region of Arachis stenosperma cultivar V10309 chromosome 9, arast.V10309.gnm1.PFL2, whole genome shotgun sequence contains the following coding sequences:
- the LOC130947409 gene encoding disease resistance protein RPV1-like: protein MALSVAAAASSSSYSQASVTHQYDVFISFRGEDTRNGFTSHLHSALRRNKIETFIDYRIQKGGAIWNELVEAIRDSNLFLIIFSENYASSKWCLRELVEIMECKKKKNENVIVIPVFYRIEPTHVRKQTGSYHKAFAEHQRSTDRKQVQQWRTALIEAANLSGFHCDHDRN from the coding sequence ATGGCACTTTCAGTTgctgctgctgcttcttcttcttcttattctcaAGCATCTGTCACTCATCAATACGATGTCTTTATCAGCTTCAGAGGTGAGGACACGCGTAACGGCTTCACCAGCCATCTTCATTCCGCTCTCCGCAGAAACAAGATTGAGACGTTCATAGATTACAGAATCCAGAAAGGAGGAGCCATCTGGAACGAACTTGTTGAGGCCATCAGAGACTCAAACTTGTTtcttattatcttctctgagAACTATGCTTCCTCAAAGTGGTGCTTGAGAGAGCTGGTGGAGATCATGGAatgcaagaagaagaagaatgaaaatgtGATTGTGATTCCAGTGTTCTACAGAATAGAACCCACCCATGTTCGCAAGCAGACTGGAAGTTACCACAAAGCATTCGCTGAGCACCAGAGATCCACCGACCGTAAACAAGTGCAGCAATGGAGGACCGCACTCATTGAAGCTGCCAATCTTTCTGGCTTCCATTGCGATCACGATAG